A single region of the Changchengzhania lutea genome encodes:
- a CDS encoding hemolysin family protein encodes MSIYVIIIITSLLLSAFFSGMEIAYVSSNKIHIEIEKKQDGILAKVLSKLTARPSKFITTMLIGNNIALVLYGFFMGDVLVNWFASMLPTSSTLLNYLFNDLSLLTQTVISTLVILITAEFLPKVFFQIYSNSLMKLLAIPAYIFYVLFTFISDFVIWISDFVLRTFFKTEGDQIQLAFTKLELGNYISEQMESVEANEEVDTEIQIFQNALEFSEVKAREVMVPRTEIIAVEIKASIKSLNALFTESGCTKILVYKDTIDDILGYVHSFELFKKPKNIKAMLLPVEFVPETVLIKDVLNVLIKKHKSIAVVLDEYGGTSGIMTVEDIVEELFGEIEDEHDTVVLIEEQFDDDHFKFSARIEVDYLNEVYKLNLPESENYETLGGLIVNHTEEIPAKNEIVKMDAFQFTILEVSNTKIDMVELKLLQEE; translated from the coding sequence ATGAGCATTTATGTTATTATAATAATTACTTCATTACTACTTTCTGCTTTTTTTTCAGGCATGGAGATCGCTTATGTGTCGTCCAATAAAATACACATTGAAATTGAAAAAAAGCAAGACGGCATACTGGCTAAAGTATTAAGTAAACTCACTGCAAGACCATCAAAATTCATTACCACGATGCTTATTGGAAACAATATTGCCTTGGTGCTCTATGGGTTTTTTATGGGTGATGTATTGGTTAATTGGTTTGCATCTATGTTGCCAACGTCATCAACGCTATTGAATTATTTATTTAATGATTTAAGCTTATTGACCCAAACCGTAATTTCTACTCTCGTTATATTAATAACTGCGGAATTTTTGCCAAAAGTGTTTTTTCAGATATATTCAAACTCATTAATGAAATTGCTCGCTATTCCAGCGTATATTTTTTATGTGCTTTTTACATTTATCTCAGATTTTGTCATCTGGATTTCAGATTTTGTGTTGCGAACATTTTTTAAAACGGAAGGCGATCAAATTCAATTGGCATTTACCAAATTGGAATTAGGCAACTACATTAGTGAGCAAATGGAGTCGGTTGAAGCGAATGAAGAAGTAGATACTGAAATACAGATTTTTCAAAATGCCTTGGAATTTTCCGAAGTTAAAGCGCGGGAGGTCATGGTGCCCAGAACCGAAATAATAGCTGTGGAAATTAAAGCCTCTATTAAATCGCTCAATGCGCTATTCACAGAATCGGGTTGCACTAAAATCTTGGTCTATAAAGATACTATTGATGATATTTTAGGCTACGTACATTCTTTCGAATTATTTAAAAAGCCAAAAAACATAAAGGCGATGTTGTTGCCTGTAGAATTCGTGCCAGAAACGGTACTTATAAAAGATGTGCTTAATGTGCTTATAAAAAAGCATAAGAGTATTGCGGTTGTCTTAGATGAATACGGTGGCACTTCGGGTATTATGACGGTGGAAGATATTGTTGAGGAATTATTTGGTGAAATTGAAGATGAACATGACACCGTTGTATTAATAGAGGAGCAATTTGATGATGATCATTTCAAATTTTCAGCGCGCATTGAAGTCGACTATTTAAACGAAGTATATAAATTAAATTTGCCTGAAAGTGAAAACTACGAAACACTTGGAGGTTTAATAGTAAACCATACAGAAGAGATTCCAGCTAAGAATGAAATTGTAAAAATGGATGCGTTTCAATTTACAATTTTAGAAGTGTCTAACACTAAAATAGACATGGTAGAACTCAAATTACTACAAGAAGAGTAA
- a CDS encoding SurA N-terminal domain-containing protein: MAVLNKIRQRSLFLILIIALALFSFVLADLFKNSDALTAKSQNIVATINGKDITREDFLQKVEAAQRQAGPTATNSQVMNRVWEQEVREAVMGTQFEELGISVEKDQMRDLLKTALATSPEFLNEAGLFDEGKLNEYIANLKETSPAGYEGWVNYEKSLASNALQQNYFNLVKAGLTGTLAEGEWAHKLEGNKVDIKYVQIPYASIPDSTVKVAKSDISKYINAHKKQYEVEASRDIKYVEFKEVPSVEDEDAMKAEMNTYVNGRFVDGTGRKDTIAAFSKVKNNEDYINSIAESDIKFDVRFVFKSGLPTAFADSIYNLNVGEVYGPYKDNGFFKVSKVIAVKQIPDSAKVRHILIPFVGARSATPDITQTDAQAKATADSLLTVLKADRSKFPEFVTTYSSDQGSVQNEGRYDWHPYNSMVPEFNDFEFEGKTGDLGVVKTIFGYHIIEIEGQKDKKKAVQVGTIARKIEPSEASVDKIFRDASNFEISVADKDFETVAKESKYVVRPVNGIKALDENIPGVGNQRPIVRWAFEDGAEVGDIKRFNIPNGYVIAQLVAKHQEGLMSVEDATASALPAIRKEKKAEMIRDRVSATTLEDLAATENTSIKTASAINMKNPTLSGAGREPMVIGAAFGLNEGETSKLIDGANGVYMIQVTKVTPAVELDNYQAAANRVEQQKTSVVNTKLYNALKEAADIEDNRAKTQVQ, translated from the coding sequence ATGGCAGTTTTAAATAAAATTAGACAACGCTCACTATTCTTAATCTTAATAATAGCCCTAGCGTTATTTTCTTTTGTATTAGCAGATTTATTTAAAAACAGTGATGCGCTTACTGCAAAATCACAAAATATAGTTGCTACCATAAATGGTAAAGATATCACCAGAGAAGACTTTTTGCAAAAAGTTGAAGCCGCTCAAAGACAAGCAGGACCAACGGCTACCAATTCGCAAGTAATGAATAGGGTTTGGGAGCAGGAAGTTAGAGAAGCTGTTATGGGGACTCAATTTGAAGAATTGGGGATTAGTGTTGAAAAGGACCAAATGAGAGATTTGCTTAAAACAGCGTTGGCAACAAGTCCAGAATTTTTAAACGAAGCTGGTCTTTTTGATGAAGGGAAACTAAACGAATATATAGCCAACTTAAAAGAAACATCTCCTGCAGGATATGAAGGTTGGGTGAATTATGAAAAGTCATTAGCATCTAACGCACTACAACAAAACTATTTCAATTTAGTAAAAGCTGGTTTAACAGGGACATTGGCCGAAGGAGAATGGGCACATAAACTAGAAGGGAATAAAGTAGATATAAAATATGTGCAAATTCCTTACGCCTCTATTCCAGATAGTACGGTTAAAGTAGCAAAATCGGATATTTCAAAATACATTAATGCCCATAAAAAGCAATATGAAGTTGAAGCCTCTAGAGATATCAAATATGTGGAGTTTAAAGAAGTGCCTAGTGTTGAAGATGAAGATGCCATGAAAGCTGAAATGAACACTTATGTAAATGGACGTTTTGTTGATGGGACAGGAAGAAAGGATACAATTGCAGCTTTTTCAAAAGTCAAGAATAATGAAGATTATATCAATTCAATTGCGGAATCTGACATAAAATTCGATGTACGTTTTGTGTTTAAATCAGGTTTGCCAACTGCTTTTGCAGACAGCATTTATAATCTAAATGTTGGTGAGGTTTATGGACCATATAAGGACAATGGGTTTTTTAAAGTATCTAAGGTTATCGCTGTAAAGCAAATACCTGATTCTGCTAAAGTAAGACACATTTTAATTCCTTTTGTTGGAGCAAGAAGTGCTACGCCGGACATTACACAAACAGATGCCCAAGCCAAAGCGACTGCAGATAGTTTGTTAACGGTTTTAAAAGCAGATCGCTCTAAGTTTCCAGAGTTTGTAACAACCTATTCTTCAGATCAAGGTAGTGTTCAGAATGAAGGGCGCTACGACTGGCATCCATATAATTCGATGGTACCAGAATTCAATGATTTTGAATTTGAAGGTAAAACAGGCGATTTAGGTGTGGTTAAAACCATATTTGGATACCATATCATCGAAATTGAAGGTCAGAAAGATAAAAAGAAAGCCGTTCAAGTAGGAACTATTGCTAGAAAAATAGAGCCATCTGAAGCCTCGGTAGATAAAATTTTTAGAGATGCCTCTAATTTTGAAATTAGTGTGGCAGATAAAGATTTTGAAACTGTAGCAAAAGAGAGTAAGTATGTAGTAAGACCTGTAAATGGTATCAAAGCTTTAGATGAAAATATACCAGGTGTAGGCAATCAAAGACCTATCGTGCGTTGGGCATTCGAGGATGGCGCAGAAGTTGGTGACATCAAGCGTTTCAATATTCCTAACGGATACGTGATTGCGCAATTGGTAGCAAAACACCAAGAAGGCTTAATGTCTGTTGAAGATGCTACTGCAAGCGCTTTACCAGCTATTCGTAAAGAAAAGAAAGCGGAGATGATTAGAGACCGTGTATCGGCTACTACGTTAGAAGATTTAGCTGCCACTGAAAACACATCGATAAAGACAGCCTCTGCAATCAACATGAAAAATCCAACATTATCTGGCGCAGGAAGAGAGCCTATGGTTATTGGTGCTGCCTTTGGTTTAAATGAAGGAGAAACATCTAAATTAATTGATGGTGCGAACGGCGTTTATATGATTCAAGTCACAAAGGTAACTCCAGCAGTTGAGTTAGATAATTATCAAGCTGCTGCCAACAGGGTAGAGCAACAAAAAACAAGTGTGGTTAATACCAAGTTGTACAATGCTTTAAAAGAAGCGGCCGATATTGAGGATAACAGAGCAAAAACCCAAGTGCAATAA
- a CDS encoding GYDIA family GHMP kinase — translation METFKSNGKLLITGEYVVLDGALSLAIPTKYGQSLEVETINEPKLIWKSLDENSNIWFEGAFDWTNARMLSRVQHDDRSKRLVQIFNAAKSLNPNFIKSNGGFKVTTHLEFPTHWGLGTSSTLINNIAQWAQVDAYKLLEMTFGGSGYDIACAQHNTPITYQLDKNTPIISPVDFNPDFKAQLYFVYLNKKQNSRKGIAMYRENSAKHSQVISEISNITSNMIGCKTLAEFELLIIAHEHIISRITKQIPVKEILFKDFPGSIKSLGAWGGDFVLATAIHNPTDYFLNKGYETVIPYTTMIK, via the coding sequence ATGGAAACCTTTAAAAGCAACGGGAAATTATTGATTACAGGTGAATATGTGGTTCTTGATGGTGCGCTATCCCTTGCCATACCAACTAAATATGGGCAATCCTTGGAAGTTGAAACGATAAACGAACCTAAACTAATTTGGAAGAGTTTAGATGAAAACAGCAATATTTGGTTTGAGGGTGCATTTGACTGGACTAATGCTAGGATGCTGAGTCGCGTTCAACATGACGACAGGTCTAAAAGATTGGTTCAAATTTTTAACGCTGCAAAATCACTCAATCCCAATTTTATTAAAAGTAATGGCGGATTTAAGGTCACCACACATTTAGAATTCCCAACCCATTGGGGCCTTGGCACATCCTCTACATTAATTAACAATATTGCGCAGTGGGCTCAAGTAGATGCTTATAAACTCTTAGAGATGACCTTTGGCGGTAGCGGTTATGATATTGCTTGTGCACAACACAACACACCAATCACCTATCAGTTGGATAAAAACACACCTATAATCAGCCCTGTTGATTTCAATCCAGATTTTAAAGCGCAGCTTTATTTCGTTTATTTAAATAAGAAACAGAATAGTCGAAAGGGTATTGCGATGTATCGAGAAAACAGTGCTAAACATAGTCAAGTTATTTCAGAAATTAGTAATATTACTTCCAATATGATTGGTTGTAAAACTCTGGCTGAATTTGAATTACTCATTATTGCTCATGAGCATATCATTTCTAGAATAACAAAGCAGATCCCTGTAAAGGAAATATTATTTAAGGACTTCCCTGGAAGTATTAAAAGCCTTGGTGCTTGGGGTGGCGATTTTGTTTTGGCAACTGCCATCCATAATCCTACGGACTATTTTTTGAATAAAGGCTATGAAACTGTCATTCCTTACACGACTATGATTAAATAA
- a CDS encoding hydroxymethylglutaryl-CoA reductase, degradative: MGKSISGFSKLSKSKKIDWIVNSYFSNAEDAKRILKQYWNDDLKLQQLHDEFIENTISNYYLPLGVAPNFLINDRHYTIPMAIEESSVVAAASKAAKFWLDRGGFKTKVISTTKIGQVHFMYYGDFEILNAFFQNVKSKLIKDTQGITKNMEARGGGIIDIELRNKTQDIKGYHQLHASFETLDAMGANFINSCLEQFAKTFKAEAEHYDGFSSLDHPIEIVMSILSNYVPDCLVRAEVSCPVEILSEDPSVSGIDFADTFIQAVRIAEVEPYRAVTHNKGIMNGIDAVVLATGNDFRAVEAGVHAYASKDGQYRSLTHAKVENGIFTFWMEIPLALGTVGGLTGLHPLVKLSLELLHKPNAKELMQVVAVAGLAQNFAALRSLTTTGIQQGHMKMHLMNILNQFKANDSEKMALTTHFKNHTVTHSAVVEALQNLRLTIEK; encoded by the coding sequence ATGGGTAAATCGATTTCAGGCTTTTCTAAACTTTCAAAATCAAAAAAGATAGATTGGATTGTGAACAGTTATTTTTCTAATGCTGAGGATGCCAAACGCATTTTAAAGCAATATTGGAATGACGATTTAAAGCTGCAACAACTCCATGATGAATTTATAGAAAATACAATTTCCAATTATTACTTACCACTTGGTGTGGCCCCTAATTTTTTAATTAATGATAGGCATTACACCATCCCGATGGCCATAGAGGAAAGTTCTGTAGTGGCTGCGGCCAGTAAAGCTGCAAAATTCTGGTTAGATAGAGGCGGATTTAAAACAAAAGTTATCTCTACCACCAAAATTGGGCAGGTGCATTTTATGTACTACGGCGATTTTGAAATACTAAATGCCTTTTTTCAAAATGTAAAATCAAAACTTATAAAAGATACGCAGGGCATTACTAAAAATATGGAAGCCCGTGGCGGCGGTATTATAGATATTGAACTCCGCAATAAAACACAAGATATTAAAGGCTATCACCAACTCCACGCATCGTTTGAAACTTTAGACGCCATGGGCGCCAACTTTATTAATTCATGCCTAGAGCAATTTGCAAAAACGTTTAAAGCCGAAGCCGAACATTATGATGGTTTTTCCTCACTGGACCATCCTATAGAGATTGTGATGAGTATCTTGTCCAATTATGTTCCTGATTGTTTGGTGCGTGCCGAAGTGAGCTGCCCCGTGGAAATACTGTCTGAAGACCCTTCTGTTTCGGGTATAGACTTTGCAGACACCTTCATTCAAGCGGTTCGTATTGCAGAGGTTGAACCCTATCGTGCCGTAACACATAATAAAGGCATCATGAATGGTATTGACGCAGTGGTTTTGGCCACAGGGAATGATTTTAGAGCCGTTGAAGCTGGTGTTCATGCCTATGCCTCAAAAGATGGACAATACCGTAGTTTAACACACGCTAAGGTTGAAAACGGAATTTTTACCTTTTGGATGGAGATTCCTTTAGCTCTAGGAACCGTTGGCGGACTTACCGGTTTACATCCTTTGGTTAAACTGTCTTTAGAATTACTACATAAACCAAACGCCAAAGAACTCATGCAAGTGGTTGCCGTTGCTGGATTAGCTCAAAATTTTGCTGCCTTACGATCATTGACCACAACAGGAATTCAGCAAGGTCATATGAAAATGCATTTAATGAATATATTAAACCAGTTTAAAGCCAATGATTCTGAAAAAATGGCCCTAACCACGCACTTTAAAAATCATACCGTCACGCATAGTGCTGTGGTGGAAGCGTTGCAGAATTTACGATTGACAATTGAGAAATAG
- a CDS encoding S9 family peptidase: protein MKYPKLLPCVCLFLTTLLPAQTKEISLDDIWNGTYRTERMDVLHSMANGQQYSVLNFDRTARSTSIDIYDYKTLNKVKTLVDSKDLENLEYFSDYSFSKNEDKLILATNETSIYRRSSLGNYYVYDIKTKLLSSIAEEKIQEPTFSPDATKVAYGLDNNIFIKNLKSGEATQITFDGEKNKIINGIADWVYEEEFSIVRAFEWNSNGDKIAFIRFDETEVPEFSMDVYGEGLYQTQQVFKYPKAGEPNALVSLHIYDLKTNKTESVKVNKDYNDFYIPRIKWTNNPEVLSAQYMNRHQNELDLWMINAEENSSKLVLAETDKAYVDVTDNLTFLKDNSFIWTSEKDGFNHIYHYSKKGELINQVTKGNWEVTNYYGYDDKTNKIFYQSVENGSINRDVYAIKLNGRNKTRLTKNEGTNGASFSKDFSYFINTFSSATTPPEYTLNSAESGDVIKSIKDNDVLVQKLSDYKTSKKEFSTIHINGNDLNMWMIKPADFDASKAYPLFMFQYSGPGSQQVANRWNSANDYWHQHLAQQGYIIACVDGRGTGLKGADFKKVTQNELGKYEVEDQIEAAKALGELPYIDASRIGIWGWSYGGFMSSNALFKGNDVFKMAIAVAPVTSWRFYDSIYTERYMTTPQENASGYDENSPLSHVDKLKGDFLLVHGSADDNVHLQNTMRLVEALIQADKPFDWAVYPDDNHGIYGGNTRLHLYKKMTNFIHENLGDKIDNTPEGEKEDINIKESLDN, encoded by the coding sequence ATGAAATACCCTAAATTATTACCTTGTGTTTGCCTTTTCTTAACGACTTTATTACCAGCACAAACCAAGGAAATTTCCCTAGATGATATTTGGAATGGCACCTATAGAACAGAGCGTATGGATGTTTTACATTCCATGGCTAACGGACAGCAATATTCTGTTTTAAATTTTGATAGAACTGCACGTTCTACTTCCATAGATATTTATGATTATAAAACCTTGAATAAGGTAAAAACCTTGGTGGATTCTAAAGACCTTGAAAATCTTGAATATTTCTCAGACTATAGTTTTAGTAAAAACGAAGACAAACTTATCTTGGCAACTAATGAAACGTCTATTTATAGAAGATCCTCATTAGGAAACTATTATGTTTATGATATCAAGACCAAATTACTTTCATCGATAGCCGAAGAAAAAATACAGGAACCTACATTTTCCCCAGATGCTACTAAAGTAGCCTACGGCTTAGATAATAATATTTTTATAAAAAATTTAAAATCTGGAGAAGCCACTCAAATCACATTTGATGGCGAAAAAAACAAAATCATTAATGGTATTGCCGATTGGGTCTACGAAGAAGAATTCTCGATAGTTCGTGCGTTCGAATGGAATAGTAACGGTGACAAAATAGCATTTATCCGTTTTGATGAAACCGAAGTGCCAGAATTCTCCATGGATGTATATGGAGAAGGACTTTATCAAACGCAGCAAGTCTTTAAATATCCAAAAGCAGGTGAGCCAAATGCTTTGGTGTCCCTTCATATCTACGATTTAAAAACAAACAAGACGGAGTCCGTAAAGGTAAATAAAGATTATAATGATTTCTATATTCCTAGAATCAAATGGACAAATAATCCAGAGGTTTTAAGTGCGCAATACATGAATAGACATCAAAACGAACTTGATTTGTGGATGATAAATGCCGAAGAAAACAGCTCTAAATTAGTATTAGCTGAAACGGATAAAGCTTATGTAGATGTGACTGATAATCTAACCTTTTTAAAGGATAATAGTTTTATTTGGACCAGTGAAAAAGATGGCTTTAACCATATTTATCATTATTCCAAAAAGGGGGAGTTAATCAATCAGGTTACAAAAGGAAATTGGGAAGTCACCAATTATTACGGTTACGATGATAAGACCAATAAAATCTTTTATCAATCTGTTGAAAACGGTTCGATTAACAGAGACGTGTATGCGATTAAATTAAACGGAAGAAATAAAACGCGATTGACAAAAAATGAAGGCACCAACGGGGCATCATTTAGTAAAGACTTCTCTTATTTTATTAATACGTTTTCTAGCGCCACAACACCACCAGAATACACATTGAACAGTGCTGAAAGTGGAGATGTAATTAAGAGCATTAAAGATAATGATGTCTTAGTGCAGAAACTTTCAGATTATAAAACTTCCAAAAAAGAATTTAGTACCATCCATATTAATGGAAATGATTTAAATATGTGGATGATAAAGCCAGCAGATTTTGATGCATCTAAGGCATATCCACTATTTATGTTTCAATATTCAGGTCCAGGCTCACAACAGGTGGCAAACAGATGGAATAGCGCTAACGATTATTGGCATCAGCATTTGGCACAACAAGGCTATATTATTGCCTGTGTAGATGGACGTGGTACCGGCTTAAAAGGCGCTGATTTTAAAAAAGTGACTCAAAATGAATTAGGGAAATATGAAGTTGAGGATCAAATTGAAGCTGCAAAAGCCTTAGGGGAATTACCATATATTGATGCCAGCAGAATAGGAATTTGGGGTTGGAGTTACGGAGGTTTTATGAGTAGTAATGCCTTGTTTAAAGGTAATGATGTCTTTAAAATGGCTATTGCCGTGGCTCCTGTAACAAGCTGGCGCTTTTATGATAGTATCTACACAGAACGGTATATGACTACTCCGCAGGAAAACGCGAGTGGTTATGATGAGAATTCACCGCTCAGTCATGTTGATAAACTGAAAGGCGATTTTCTGTTGGTTCATGGATCAGCAGATGATAATGTGCACCTGCAAAATACGATGCGTTTAGTTGAAGCATTAATTCAAGCTGATAAGCCATTTGATTGGGCCGTTTATCCAGATGACAATCACGGTATTTACGGTGGAAACACCAGACTACATCTTTATAAAAAAATGACTAATTTCATTCACGAAAATTTAGGCGACAAGATTGATAATACCCCAGAGGGCGAGAAGGAAGACATAAACATAAAAGAATCACTAGACAACTAA
- a CDS encoding peptide MFS transporter has translation MAATALKPHQRELFGQPIGLYILFLTEMWERFSYYGMRALLVLYMTASTLGDDDRGAGLGWTSKEALALYGWYTMLVYVMSIPGGMIADKLIGQKKAVLLGAIILCVGHGVLVLTDIWAFYAGLGLVITGVGLLKPNISTMVGGLYKQGDIRRDKGFSIFYIGINLGSLLATMIVGGVVAKWGWHAGFGLAGIVMVLGLINYVLGQKYLTQVGNFVSDKNDPNEVSYGKLYSKLFSSPRQLLYAGILLLGTVIGWYYMDWGYGLLFLFLTAIASLLMMIYKELDSQVFKDRFMVLLLSFIMVIIFWGAFEQAGGLMNLYTDTKTNRMLLGWEIPTVMFQSLNAGFIILFATLVASIWAKRKLKGKEASSLFKMALGIIIMGFGFLFMVFAAMEFEKSGSSSMIWLVLAYFFHTIGELCISPVALSFITKLAPVKYASLMMGVYFAATGLGNKVAGIVGESASDYGEYAVFSGILIFTVIIGSLFILILKPLKRLTHGAEDKERMMHSDEAEGFELADN, from the coding sequence ATGGCAGCTACGGCATTGAAACCACATCAAAGAGAACTTTTTGGACAACCTATTGGCTTGTACATTTTATTTTTAACCGAGATGTGGGAGCGCTTCTCATACTATGGTATGCGCGCCTTATTGGTGCTTTATATGACAGCATCAACATTGGGTGATGACGATAGGGGTGCTGGATTGGGCTGGACCAGTAAAGAGGCTTTAGCGCTTTATGGCTGGTATACCATGTTGGTTTACGTCATGTCCATTCCAGGGGGTATGATTGCCGATAAATTGATTGGTCAAAAAAAAGCTGTTCTACTCGGTGCTATTATATTGTGTGTTGGTCATGGTGTCTTGGTATTGACCGATATTTGGGCATTTTATGCCGGTTTAGGTCTGGTAATTACAGGGGTAGGCTTATTAAAGCCCAACATTTCCACAATGGTTGGTGGCTTATACAAACAAGGCGATATTAGACGTGATAAAGGCTTTAGTATTTTTTACATCGGTATTAATCTAGGATCCTTATTAGCCACTATGATTGTAGGAGGCGTAGTTGCCAAATGGGGCTGGCACGCCGGTTTTGGTCTTGCAGGTATTGTGATGGTCTTAGGATTGATCAATTACGTTTTAGGTCAGAAATACTTAACACAGGTTGGGAATTTTGTTTCAGATAAAAACGACCCTAATGAAGTGTCTTACGGCAAACTTTACAGCAAGTTATTCAGTTCCCCAAGGCAATTATTGTATGCAGGCATATTATTGTTAGGAACTGTTATTGGTTGGTATTATATGGATTGGGGTTATGGTTTATTGTTTTTATTTTTAACAGCTATCGCATCCCTTTTAATGATGATTTATAAAGAATTGGATTCTCAAGTATTTAAAGATCGATTTATGGTATTGTTATTATCATTTATTATGGTCATTATTTTTTGGGGCGCCTTCGAACAGGCTGGTGGACTAATGAATTTATATACCGATACTAAAACCAATAGAATGTTGCTCGGTTGGGAAATTCCAACGGTGATGTTCCAAAGTTTAAATGCTGGATTTATTATCCTGTTTGCAACACTTGTGGCTAGTATTTGGGCAAAACGAAAGTTAAAAGGCAAAGAAGCGTCGTCATTATTTAAAATGGCATTGGGTATCATCATCATGGGCTTTGGCTTTTTGTTTATGGTGTTTGCCGCCATGGAATTCGAAAAATCAGGTTCATCTAGCATGATTTGGCTCGTTTTGGCTTACTTCTTTCATACCATTGGAGAACTTTGTATTTCACCGGTAGCGCTATCATTTATAACTAAATTGGCCCCAGTAAAATATGCTTCTTTAATGATGGGTGTTTATTTTGCAGCCACTGGTTTAGGTAATAAAGTGGCAGGAATTGTTGGGGAATCTGCCTCAGATTATGGTGAGTATGCGGTGTTTTCAGGAATCTTAATATTCACGGTCATTATAGGGTCATTATTTATCCTTATTCTAAAACCTCTTAAGCGATTAACGCATGGCGCTGAAGATAAAGAACGTATGATGCACTCTGATGAAGCAGAAGGCTTTGAACTAGCAGATAACTAA